A region of Dioscorea cayenensis subsp. rotundata cultivar TDr96_F1 chromosome 5, TDr96_F1_v2_PseudoChromosome.rev07_lg8_w22 25.fasta, whole genome shotgun sequence DNA encodes the following proteins:
- the LOC120261576 gene encoding LOW QUALITY PROTEIN: protein ABSCISIC ACID-INSENSITIVE 5-like (The sequence of the model RefSeq protein was modified relative to this genomic sequence to represent the inferred CDS: deleted 1 base in 1 codon) codes for MTSSSDSRKIGSEESRQEQVRLKREKHQLDGRDEEVELSFPLVRQSSIYSLTLDEIQNAVCEPGKSFGSMNMDELLANIWSVEEGQSNPTSFPPATSAPSSAGAGAGAGGLQRQGSLTIPAPLSRKTVDEVWSEIHRGQQQQQQQQQQQQKQQAFGNLNHPTPANPPRQPTFGEMTLEDFLIKAGVVREGYNEPSPQTPTPASTPMPTPTPPPYGLPSFQMGVSEGPGYSHVMGVGLGSAATSNRDIWFWICRNDKREKRSGGVEMYYGGCNSGYSGGIGSPSSPVSSDGMGAGQVENVVRMEAGGKGGRKRAADGAVEKVVERRQRRMIKNRESAARSRARKQAYTVELEAELNQLKEENARLREEERQVMELRKQLLIQTMADQSRSTAHKPVPTLRQCKSCYW; via the exons ATGACGTCCTCATCAGATAGCAGGAAGATAGGGTCAGAAGAAAGTAGACAGGAGCAAGTCAGGTTGAAGCGTGAGAAGCACCAACTAGATGGGAGAGACGAGGAAGTGGAGTTGTCTTTCCCACTAGTCCGGCAATCCTCCATCTATTCACTCACTCTGGACGAGATCCAGAACGCAGTCTGTGAGCCAGGAAAGTCATTCGGCTCCATGAACATGGACGAGCTCCTTGCAAACATTTGGAGTGTGGAAGAGGGTCAAAGCAATCCTACCTCCTTCCCTCCCGCCACGTCTGCCCCTTCCTcagctggtgctggtgctggtgctggtggaCTCCAACGCCAGGGCTCTCTCACTATCCCTGCACCTCTATCTCGCAAGACTGTTGACGAGGTTTGGTCTGAAATTCATCGTGggcaacagcaacagcaacagcaacaacaacagcagcagaAGCAGCAAGCATTTGGCAATCTTAACCATCCTACACCTGCAAATCCTCCTCGGCAACCAACATTTGGGGAGATGACTCTTGAAGACTTCTTGATAAAAGCTGGGGTTGTACGTGAAGGGTATAATGAGCCATCTCCACAGACACCAACACCGGCATCCACGCCGATGCCGACGCCAACGCCACCACCTTATGGGTTGCCGAGTTTCCAAATGGGAGTGTCTGAAGGGCCTGGTTATAGTCATGTCATGGGAGTAGGACTCGGGTCTGCTGCTACGTCCAACAGGGATATATGGTTCTGGATATGCAGGAATGACAAACGGGAGAAGAGGA GTGGTGGTGTAGAGATGTACTATGGAGGTTGTAACAGTGGGTACAGTGGTGGGATCGGTTCTCCATCGAGTCCGGTGTCATCGGACGGGATGGGAGCGGGGCAGGTTGAAAATGTGGTGAGAATGGAAGCGGGTGGGAAGGGAGGTAGGAAGAGGGCGGCTGATGGGGCCGTAGAGAAGGTTGTGGAGAGACGACAGCGACGTATGATCAAGAATCGGGAGTCTGCCGCTAGGTCTCGGGCTAGGAAACAG GCCTACACCGTTGAACTTGAGGCGGAGCTCAACCAGCTTAAAGAAGAGAATGCGCGGCTGAGAGAAGAGGAG CGACAGGTGATGGAGTTAAGGAAGCAACTG CTTATTCAGACCATGGCTGACCAATCACGGAGCACTGCACACAAACCGGTTCCGACGCTGCGTCAGTGTAAGAGTTGCTACTGGTAG
- the LOC120261574 gene encoding ACT domain-containing protein ACR12 isoform X2 has protein sequence MAFTNLHTLSSSTLVALRLSNPPPNLGFLLHRSSSQLAIPTLALFGNRSVAPTLGFGGEIHGLAPLASGRSLVWRAFWTSINSTDHSTSSETDDNLVPMPKVTIDQDSTPDATVVKLSFGDRLGALLDTMKALKGLGLDVTKGTVITGDSVKQTEFFITRSGRKVEDPDMLEKIRLTIINNLLKYHPESSQRLALGEAFGIKPPEKKLYVDIPTQILVQDDGPKRSLLYIETTDRPGLLLEIIMILSDININVESAEIITEGLVAKDKFHVSYSGAALSDSVAKVLINCLRYHFRKPQTEDDSY, from the exons ATGGCCTTCACCAACCTTCACACTCTTTCCTCTTCCACCCTCGTCGCTCTCCGCCTTTCGAACCCTCCTCCGAACCTAGGGTTTCTCCTCCATCGCTCGTCTTCCCAGCTCGCGATCCCCACTCTCGCGCTGTTCGGCAACCGATCTGTTGCTCCTACCTTGGGTTTTGGCGGAGAGATCCATGGGTTAGCTCCGTTGGCCTCTGGACGATCCCTTGTTTG GAGAGCTTTCTGGACTTCTATCAACTCAACAGATCATTCAACATCTTCTGAAACA GATGATAATTTGGTTCCTATGCCAAAAGTAACAATAGATCAAGATTCAACTCCTGATGCAACTGTTGTGAAGCTTAGTTTTGGGGATCGTCTTGGGGCACTCTTGGACACG ATGAAAGCACTCAAGGGTCTGGGCCTTGATGTCACTAAGGGCACTGTAATTACAGGTGATTCTGTGAAGCAAACAGAGTTCTTCATTACCAGATC GGGACGCAAAGTTGAGGATCCTGACATGCTAGAGAAAATCAGACTTACTATAATCAACAACCTATTGAAATATCATCCA GAATCTAGTCAAAGGCTTGCATTGGGTGAAGCCTTTGGAATAAAACCTCCTGAGAAGAAG CTTTATGTGGACATTCCAACACAAATTCTTGTTCAAGATGATGGACCAAAAAGAAG CTTGCTTTACATTGAAACAACTGACCGGCCTGGACTGTTGCTGGAAATCATTATGATCTTGTCTGACATCAACATCAACGTAGAATCAGCGGAGATCATCACTGAA GGGTTGGTGGCCAAAGACAAGTTCCATGTGAGTTACAGTGGTGCCGCACTGTCTGATAGCGTAGCCAAG GTGCTGATAAACTGTCTCAGGTACCACTTCCGCAAGCCTCAAACTGAGGATGACAGCTACTGA
- the LOC120261574 gene encoding ACT domain-containing protein ACR12 isoform X1: protein MAFTNLHTLSSSTLVALRLSNPPPNLGFLLHRSSSQLAIPTLALFGNRSVAPTLGFGGEIHGLAPLASGRSLVWRAFWTSINSTDHSTSSETSHDQDDNLVPMPKVTIDQDSTPDATVVKLSFGDRLGALLDTMKALKGLGLDVTKGTVITGDSVKQTEFFITRSGRKVEDPDMLEKIRLTIINNLLKYHPESSQRLALGEAFGIKPPEKKLYVDIPTQILVQDDGPKRSLLYIETTDRPGLLLEIIMILSDININVESAEIITEGLVAKDKFHVSYSGAALSDSVAKVLINCLRYHFRKPQTEDDSY from the exons ATGGCCTTCACCAACCTTCACACTCTTTCCTCTTCCACCCTCGTCGCTCTCCGCCTTTCGAACCCTCCTCCGAACCTAGGGTTTCTCCTCCATCGCTCGTCTTCCCAGCTCGCGATCCCCACTCTCGCGCTGTTCGGCAACCGATCTGTTGCTCCTACCTTGGGTTTTGGCGGAGAGATCCATGGGTTAGCTCCGTTGGCCTCTGGACGATCCCTTGTTTG GAGAGCTTTCTGGACTTCTATCAACTCAACAGATCATTCAACATCTTCTGAAACA TCACATGACCAGGATGATAATTTGGTTCCTATGCCAAAAGTAACAATAGATCAAGATTCAACTCCTGATGCAACTGTTGTGAAGCTTAGTTTTGGGGATCGTCTTGGGGCACTCTTGGACACG ATGAAAGCACTCAAGGGTCTGGGCCTTGATGTCACTAAGGGCACTGTAATTACAGGTGATTCTGTGAAGCAAACAGAGTTCTTCATTACCAGATC GGGACGCAAAGTTGAGGATCCTGACATGCTAGAGAAAATCAGACTTACTATAATCAACAACCTATTGAAATATCATCCA GAATCTAGTCAAAGGCTTGCATTGGGTGAAGCCTTTGGAATAAAACCTCCTGAGAAGAAG CTTTATGTGGACATTCCAACACAAATTCTTGTTCAAGATGATGGACCAAAAAGAAG CTTGCTTTACATTGAAACAACTGACCGGCCTGGACTGTTGCTGGAAATCATTATGATCTTGTCTGACATCAACATCAACGTAGAATCAGCGGAGATCATCACTGAA GGGTTGGTGGCCAAAGACAAGTTCCATGTGAGTTACAGTGGTGCCGCACTGTCTGATAGCGTAGCCAAG GTGCTGATAAACTGTCTCAGGTACCACTTCCGCAAGCCTCAAACTGAGGATGACAGCTACTGA
- the LOC120260948 gene encoding uncharacterized protein LOC120260948 isoform X1, which yields MAIQQYPSCEPLSQSYEGIGSRVGPLNRIVGNDNVDANPPLSSHSTEVISRNDTYGLSLPNERMDGSTDLLEDQIITKGKHRLCGAGLDEIVGSNKMIVNSLLGSDRAQITPRNDLDGISLSNESRDHINRLQKIAASSNIIIGSDSMDVNSLQSSGSLQVKPRFDMGGISIAKEGMDSASGLQEELMRTKGKHNLNIQEEVRMGSQSTSIEINTSGIPMTGVLLNSSFNFQQPPENDAGDQLASSNEVLALPGAVNHELPLPEWSGSCPIACKQLCSSNEVQALSGTINDMHPLLTGSPLSPISRSQLPSSNKAIGSAFCPTAQEQLPSSNEVQSLSWTVNNKRPLPVECDSYPVAQCIVHHPLETCCARRANVFSPGLSLDDSNILADGFPGADSGTRLEPTESSGGTLLSLDVLYNTPHLKLQAGEIPSLAGFLKSEESGCR from the exons ATGGCAATTCAACAATATCCTAGTTGTGAACCTCTTTCACAATCATATGAAGGGATTGGTTCCAG AGTCGGGCCACTGAATAGAATTGTTGGAAACGACAATGTTGATGCTAATCCCCCATTGAGTAGTCACAGCACAGAGGTCATCTCTAGAAATGATACATATGGTCTCTCTCTTCCTAATGAGAGAATGGATGGCTCTACTGATCTGTTGGAGGACCAAATAATAACAAAGGGAAAACATAG ACTTTGCGGGGCTGGATTGGATGAAATTGTTGGTAGCAACAAGATGATTGTTAATTCTCTGTTGGGTAGTGACCGCGCACAAATCACACCTAGAAATGATCTGGATGGTATCTCTTTATCAAATGAGAGTAGGGATCACATCAACAGGCTGCAGAAGAT AGCTGCATCATCAAACATAATCATTGGAAGCGACTCAATGGATGTTAATTCCCTGCAAAGCAGTGGCAGCTTACAAGTTAAACCTCGATTTGATATGGGCGGTATCTCAATTGCAAAGGAGGGAATGGATTCTGCTTCTGGACTGCAGGAAGAGCTAATGAGAACAAAAGGAAAGCATAA CCTAAATATCCAAGAGGAAGTGCGAATGGGAAGCCAGAGCACTTCAATCGAAATAAATACATCTGGAATACCGATGACTGGTGTTCTGTTGAACTCATCTTTTAACTTTCAGCAGCCACCAGAAAACGATGCAGGGGACCAACTAGCTTCCTCAAATGAAGTCCTGGCATTACCTGGGGCTGTTAATCATGAACTTCCCTTGCCTGAATGGTCAGGTTCTTGTCCCATTGCATGCAAGCAACTCTGTTCCTCAAACGAAGTCCAGGCATTGTCTGGCACAATCAACGACATGCATCCCTTACTCACAGGATCGCCTCTATCTCCTATTTCACGGAGCCAATTGCCTTCCTCAAACAAGGCTATAGGATCAGCTTTCTGTCCCACTGCACAGGAACAACTTCCTTCCTCAAATGAAGTTCAGTCCTTGTCTTGGACCGTTAACAATAAGCGCCCTTTGCCTGTGGAATGTGATTCCTATCCTGTTGCTCAATGTATCGTCCACCATCCACTAGAGACGTGCTGTGCAAGGAGGGCAAATGTATTTTCCCCTGGCTTAAGCCTTGATGATTCCAACATCTTGGCAGATGGCTTTCCAGGTGCTGATTCTGGTACAAGATTAGAACCTACTGAATCATCTGGTGGGACTTTACTTTCCTTGGACGTACTTTATAATACCCCACACTTAAAACTACAAGCTGGGGAAATTCCATCTCTAGCTGGATTTCTGAAGAGTGAGGAATCAGGGTGCCGCTGA
- the LOC120260948 gene encoding uncharacterized protein LOC120260948 isoform X2, translating to MAIQQYPSCEPLSQSYEGIGSRVGPLNRIVGNDNVDANPPLSSHSTEVISRNDTYGLSLPNERMDGSTDLLEDQIITKGKHRAASSNIIIGSDSMDVNSLQSSGSLQVKPRFDMGGISIAKEGMDSASGLQEELMRTKGKHNLNIQEEVRMGSQSTSIEINTSGIPMTGVLLNSSFNFQQPPENDAGDQLASSNEVLALPGAVNHELPLPEWSGSCPIACKQLCSSNEVQALSGTINDMHPLLTGSPLSPISRSQLPSSNKAIGSAFCPTAQEQLPSSNEVQSLSWTVNNKRPLPVECDSYPVAQCIVHHPLETCCARRANVFSPGLSLDDSNILADGFPGADSGTRLEPTESSGGTLLSLDVLYNTPHLKLQAGEIPSLAGFLKSEESGCR from the exons ATGGCAATTCAACAATATCCTAGTTGTGAACCTCTTTCACAATCATATGAAGGGATTGGTTCCAG AGTCGGGCCACTGAATAGAATTGTTGGAAACGACAATGTTGATGCTAATCCCCCATTGAGTAGTCACAGCACAGAGGTCATCTCTAGAAATGATACATATGGTCTCTCTCTTCCTAATGAGAGAATGGATGGCTCTACTGATCTGTTGGAGGACCAAATAATAACAAAGGGAAAACATAG AGCTGCATCATCAAACATAATCATTGGAAGCGACTCAATGGATGTTAATTCCCTGCAAAGCAGTGGCAGCTTACAAGTTAAACCTCGATTTGATATGGGCGGTATCTCAATTGCAAAGGAGGGAATGGATTCTGCTTCTGGACTGCAGGAAGAGCTAATGAGAACAAAAGGAAAGCATAA CCTAAATATCCAAGAGGAAGTGCGAATGGGAAGCCAGAGCACTTCAATCGAAATAAATACATCTGGAATACCGATGACTGGTGTTCTGTTGAACTCATCTTTTAACTTTCAGCAGCCACCAGAAAACGATGCAGGGGACCAACTAGCTTCCTCAAATGAAGTCCTGGCATTACCTGGGGCTGTTAATCATGAACTTCCCTTGCCTGAATGGTCAGGTTCTTGTCCCATTGCATGCAAGCAACTCTGTTCCTCAAACGAAGTCCAGGCATTGTCTGGCACAATCAACGACATGCATCCCTTACTCACAGGATCGCCTCTATCTCCTATTTCACGGAGCCAATTGCCTTCCTCAAACAAGGCTATAGGATCAGCTTTCTGTCCCACTGCACAGGAACAACTTCCTTCCTCAAATGAAGTTCAGTCCTTGTCTTGGACCGTTAACAATAAGCGCCCTTTGCCTGTGGAATGTGATTCCTATCCTGTTGCTCAATGTATCGTCCACCATCCACTAGAGACGTGCTGTGCAAGGAGGGCAAATGTATTTTCCCCTGGCTTAAGCCTTGATGATTCCAACATCTTGGCAGATGGCTTTCCAGGTGCTGATTCTGGTACAAGATTAGAACCTACTGAATCATCTGGTGGGACTTTACTTTCCTTGGACGTACTTTATAATACCCCACACTTAAAACTACAAGCTGGGGAAATTCCATCTCTAGCTGGATTTCTGAAGAGTGAGGAATCAGGGTGCCGCTGA
- the LOC120260947 gene encoding uncharacterized protein LOC120260947: protein MISHCKAYGHSDKSNADKQELIAAANAARNASCAACSSNFWKTVEPIFSFADPKDISYVMQQDVIGCAEIPLPKGSFSTKLQGSRRNKDDNNKDVDSVFSDTAEDDHKESDHRKPVSKVESAFGSQKCTAAIHFGNLNAQDLVFGDDLVHENITLEHSDNVLSQNLSRTSSDCLQNLGADFSAVSSGCCNEGMPLNEKVLMEQSIIDIHPETRKGRSEEEDSEIDIDLAELKLRLYEQVNYRRRQLNKIEKAMQNAKEIEDRNLEQLALDKLVEMAYQKLMCGRSHNMGARNLSKQSAITFAKRTLARCKEYEETGKSCFSEPALREILFSAPPHCSNVSHVAPDKGQASGSVGNGLSDKCQRGSLDLCQSSAHVKLLSGNTAHNLSRNSEDELLLDAADSMEILDIADGLGAPGQDIGSWLNIDEDLLDDDEELVGLDVPMDDLSDLNVIF from the exons ATGATATCGCATTGTAAAGCTTATGGACATTCAG ACAAATCAAATGCTGATAAGCAAGAACTGATAGCAGCTGCCAATGCTGCTCGGAATGCAAGTT GTGCTGCATGCTCGAGTAATTTCTGGAAGACAGTTGAACCCATTTTCTCTTTTGCTGATCCAAAGGACATAAGCTATGTGATGCAGCAG GATGTGATTGGTTGTGCAGAAATTCCCCTGCCGAAGGGTtctttttcaacaaaattacAAGGAAGTCGAAGAAACAAGGATGACAACAACAAAGATGTGGATTCTGTTTTTTCAG ATACTGCAGAAGATGATCATAAAGAGTCTGATCATAGGAAACCTGTATCAAAGGTGGAAAGTGCCTTTGGTAGTCAGAAGTGTACTGCAGCCATTCACTTTGGAAATCTCAATGCCCAAGATCTTGTGTTTGGTGATGACCTGGTGCATGAAAATATCACTTTAGAACATTCAGATAATGTTCTTTCCCAGAATCTGTCACGAACTAGTTCAGACTGCCTGCAAAACTTGGGTGCTGATTTTTCTGCTGTTTCAAGTGGGTGCTGCAATGAGGGCATGCCTCTGAATGAAAAGGTCTTAATGGAACAGAGCATTATAGATATACACCCAGAGACAAGG AAGGGGCGATCTGAGGAAGAAGATTCTGAGATAGATATAGATTTAGCAGAACTCAAGTTGAGGCTTTATGAACAG GTGAATTACAGGAGAAGACAGTTGAATAAAATAGAGAAGGCCAtgcaaaatgcaaaagaaattgAGGACAG GAACCTTGAACAACTTGCGTTGGATAAACTTGTTGAAATGGCTTACCAAAAACTGATG TGTGGTCGAAGTCATAACATGGGTGCCAGGAATTTGTCTAAGCAGAGCGCAATAACTTTTGCAAAGCGAACTTTGGCGAGATGCAAGGAATACGAGGAGACTGGGAAAAGCTGCTTCAGTGAACCTGCTTTACGTGAGATACTCTTCTCTGCACCTCCACATTGCAGCAATGTCTCACATGTGGCACCCGATAAGGGTCAGGCATCGG GTTCTGTGGGAAATGGACTTTCTGATAAGTGTCAAAGAGGTTCTTTGGATCTTTGCCAAAGTTCTGCACATGTTAAATTGCTGTCTGGGAATACTGCACACAATTTATCAAGAAACTCAGAAGATGAATTGTTGCTGGATGCTGCAGATTCAATGGAAATCTTAGATATAGCGGATGGACTTGGTGCGCCGGGTCAGGATATTGGGTCTTGGTTGAATATCGACGAAGACCtacttgatgatgatgaggagctGGTTGGCTTAGATGTTCCCATGGATGACCTTTCCGAtctaaatgttattttttga